A genomic stretch from Hirundo rustica isolate bHirRus1 chromosome 26, bHirRus1.pri.v3, whole genome shotgun sequence includes:
- the GP1BA gene encoding platelet glycoprotein Ib alpha chain: MQVPALTLVSLLALLPPAQPCISEMNKVKDLLEVNCTGQALSTVPLDLPVDTGILLLSDNFLESVSTTAFLPFAQLEDIDLANNGLVALHTGALLPSLKELTLSHNALVALPILEGLPALTHLAVAHNSLETLAPEAFRTVPQLQNLDLRGNKMRQLPQKAFAGLRVLRELDLSDNLLKELPKELLQDLQKLETLWLSGNQLHTLPTDFFPKGRLFMYVFLTENPWHCNCDLHYLQTWIQKNADIVYQPERGLQETKVEVAPEKVLCHSPAEHRQKPIIHFKLNCSILEDADEEGGDEYNYGEETTEKATMTTFPLHPFIPKEHTTMPYAVTSSCLPTLTTPRSSLNKPSFSTPRTSTLSPSPLLVVLTSIRAPNTTTPIPTSPTMTPTQTPSTAIILTAATSLPTTMTRNPSSIRGHPQTTLAASTIYGSLMGSTGTFPTTSTAVPSTAMLKATSIVTSPSHLPMLASTKLSTPAPTLPPPLDTTHSTQPACSPLPAPSPLCPCSIPGRAVPVLHLQAGGDGPQWGQWILRHCCLLHWVLYLTSLALLVLTVLALAGWLAWMCLVGQPSWDQSLQIQEVWYPLLEWRESTGNPMMHLNSFKIPLQRPTFCTIKEVELCPEVTYCTIKDLGIQRNPPASYSFCTTKELWVHHSPLQTSVKPFSRKLMVTDLGFLRTPSVYSLDRGVEAISDVRVKYAGNTM; the protein is encoded by the coding sequence ATGCAGGTCCCTGCCCTGACCCTGGtctctctcctggctctgctgcccccagcccagccctgcatcTCAGAGATGAACAAGGTCAAGGATCTCCTGGAGGTGAACTGCACAGGGCAGGCTCTCAGCACAGTGCCCCTAGACCTGCCAGTGGACACAGGCATCCTGCTGCTCAGCGACAATTTCCTGGAGTCCGTTTCCACCACTGCCTTTCTGCCCTTTGCCCAGCTTGAGGACATTGACCTGGCCAACAATGGGCTGGTGGCTCTACACacaggggctctgctgccatccctgaAGGAGCTGACCCTCTCCCACAATGCACTGGTGGCCCTACCCATCCTGGAGGGCCTGCCTGCACTCACCCACCTGGCTGTGGCCCACAACAGCCTGGAGACACTAGCCCCAGAGGCTTTCCGCACAGTGCCACAGCTGCAGAACCTGGACTTGCGAGGCAACAAGATGCGGCAGCTGCCCCAGAAGGCCTTTGCAGGGCTGAGGGTACTCAGGGAGTTGGACCTCTCAGACAACCTCCTGAAGGAGCTACCCAAGGAGTTGCTGCAGGACCTGCAAAAGCTGGAGACCCTCTGGCTCTCAGGGAATCAGCTGCACACCCTGCCCACTGACTTTTTCCCAAAGGGGCGCCTCTTCATGTATGTTTTTCTCACTGAGAACCCATGGCATTGCAACTGTGACCTGCACTACCTCCAGACCTGGATCCAGAAGAATGCTGACATTGTTTATCAGCCAGAGCGGGGCCTGCAGGAAACAAAAGTGGAGGTCGCACCTGAGAAGGTactgtgccacagccctgctgaacATAGGCAGAAGCCCATCATTCACTTCAAGCTTAACTGCAGCATCTTGGAGGATGCAGATGAGGAAGGAGGGGATGAATATAATTATGGGGAAGAAACAACAGAGAAAGCTACCATGACCACCTTCCCCCTACATCCATTCATCCCCAAAGAGCACACTACCATGCCCTATGCTGTCACCTCATCTTGCCTTCCTACCCTCACTACCCCAAGATCTTCCCTCAACAAACCTTCCTTCAGCACCCCTCGTACCTCCACCCTTTCCCCAAGCCCTTTGCTTGTGGTGCTGACAAGCATCAGAGCTCCCAACACCACCACTCCTATACCAACTAGTCCCACCATGACACCCACACagacccccagcactgccatcaTTCTCACTGCTGCTACCTCGCTGCCAACAACTATGACCAGAAACCCTTCTAGCATTAGAGGCCATCCCCAAACCACCCTTGCTGCCAGCACTATCTATGGCAGTCTCATGGGGTCCACTGGCACATTTCCCACCACTTCCACAGCAGTGCCTTCTACTGCCATGCTAAAGGCCACTTCCATTGTCACATCTCCATCTCATCTTCCGATGTTGGCCAGCACCAAGCTTTCCACTCCTGCCCCAACACTACCACCTCCCCTGGACACCACACACTCCACCCAGCCTGCATGTTCCCCTCtacctgctccttctcccctctgCCCATGCTCCATCCCAGGACGGGCTGTACCCGTGCTGCATTTGCAGGCTGGTGGAGACGGTCCTCAGTGGGGGCAGTGGATACTGAGGCACTGCTGCCTGTTGCACTGGGTGCTCTACCTGACTTCCTTGGCTCTGCTGGTCCTGACCGTGCTGGCTCTAGCAGGCTGGCTGGCATGGATGTGTCTGGTGGGGCAGCCCTCCTGGGACCAGTCCCTACAGATCCAAGAGGTGTGGTATCCACTGCTGGAATGGAGGGAGTCAACAGGAAACCCTATGATGCATCTCAACAGCTTCAAAATCCCCCTCCAGCGACCCACATTCTGTACGATCAAGGAAGTGGAGTTGTGCCCTGAGGTTACCTACTGCACAATTAAAGACCTGGGTATACAGCGCAATCCTCCTGCAAGTTACTCCTTCTGTACCACAAAGGAGTTGTGGGTTCACCACAGTCCTCTGCAGACATCAGTCAAGCCTTTCTCCAGGAAGCTGATGGTCACAGACCTTGGCTTCTTGAGGACCCCATCTGTTTACAGCCTAGACAGGGGTGTGGAGGCCATCAGTGATGTCAGAGTGAAATATGCAGGTAACAccatgtaa